TGTATTGGAGAGGAACATGCTAACCAGTTAGCGTGCTACCTAACAGCCTTGACATGTCACCATGTGTACTCGCTCTCACTATTGCCTCAAAGAAACAAGGCCcaaaactgtagctagctaagtgaTTGGTAACATTATTCACTAGGGAGTTTTTCAATGCCACATCTTCATATGCTGATTGAATAAATAAGTTATTAGTGACAACATCACTAACTGGAACTTTGTGGACAGTGCGCTAGCGAGCTcgactagctagctaatttgctAACCTCCGTTATCTAGCCAACGTTACCTAGTTAGCTAATCTGTCAGATGTTTTCAGTAAGGCAATGAGTCCTAGTGTTTGATTAAGATGCCCAACCAACGTGTTTTTTTCTCACTTAGATTCTGGAGAAGGTGTATAAATGTCACTCTTGAAACAAATGCAAAGTAGGCATGTATAGGCCTAGCTACTTGATGATCTGTGGGTATGACATGGACAATTGTTATAATTGTTTCTGCAGGTTATAGGATTATTCTGCGACGTTCCCTTTGAGACGCATGTTTAGTATTTGTCTAAAGTAACTTAACTGtattggattttttttatttttatgccttgttttttgttgttgtaatatgaTGTATAACTGCATCATGACCTGTATTGCAGAATGCGTTACGTTGCTGCATACCTACTCTCTGCCCTTGGTGGTAATGCCAGCCCACAGGCTGCGGACATTAAGAAGATCCTGGAAAGTGTTGGCATTGAGGCTGACAAAACACGCATGGAGAAGGTATGCTTAATATCACGTTTGACCTTATCTCAGTGTTGAGTAAAATAAACGCACAACGTGTGTGTTCTGAAAGTTGAGCTCAAACAGAAAACATGCTTGCAATTTCTATGGACCACTAATTTATGACccctttttttcccccttcagGTCGTCACTGAACTCGGTGGCAAAAATGTGGAAGAGGTGATTGCCCAAGGTGAGTTGCAGAACTGTCAATGCATAATCTAAAGTCACTGAAGAGAACACATCTTAGTCCATTCTGGACTAAGCACACTGGTGCTTTAATCTGCTAGACATTTGCTTTGAAACTCTAGCAAGGCTTATCTGCCACTGTATTAGTGTTATTAGTTATTGGTATATACAGCAATATAGTTGTAATTAAATCAGTTAACTGTAATTTTTACAGGCTATGGTAAACTGGCCAGTATGCCAGCAGGTGGTGCTGTGGCAGTGGCCAGCTCAGgtggagctgctgctgctggggcaGCTGCCCCCACTGCAGGTGAGCAAATATCAGAGCCCACATGAGTGTTTGAGATCCTTGTCAAGTTAACCTTTTGGATGTCTATCATTTTTCATACCAAACTGGGCTCAATGCCTTCTAATGGGGTGTTAAGTTATAGATATTGATGTGTGGGTCAGCTCAATATCCATTGGGCACTTGGTCAGGCAAGCGAAAGCTTATTTGCCTTTACTAAATACATTGGAAATGTTATAGTAATGACCAGAACTGTCTCAATGCAAACAGCATTAAAACAGTTTCATTGCTAAATGCATGGATTTTCTAATTGGCGGGGATCATTATTTTTATACATCAAGGCTGGTAGAATGGGACCGTTTTAAAAATAGCAGGTCAGTTTCAGATTAATAAATGGCTGATCAGCGCATTACTAGTTCATAAAGGttagtttattttgtttatgaACATGTATTTTGGTAAACTGTTTATATTACTTTCACTATAACTAGCTTTGAATATCTCTGTTTTCGGACAATGTATTTGGTGAAGATGGTATTGTTAATTTATTACTGTGATCTCTTTACAGCTgaggagaagaaggaagagaaggaggagtctGAAGAGGGATCTGATGACGACATGGGATTCGGCCTGTTCGACTAAACTTGTTAAAAATCTGAAATAAACTTTGTAATTGAGGAACAGGCTAAATGTTTCTTGTATTTTCTGCATTGGGTATTTTGCTTAATGAAAGTTaactgttattttttttttttttttagtctgGACACAGTCGCTGAAGCATTTGGGTGCTGCATAGCTCTTGATCATGACTGTTCCATTACAGTACACAAGTCATTGGATGTCTGCGTCTTCTGTACTGGGGAATTTTGTTAAGAGCCCTGGATGCTCAGTTTGAACATTACCACACATCACTTGCGGCAGTGTTTTGGAAGCAAAAGGACCTTACTTTCATATCAGATAGAAATATAATAAAGGATGTGTTCCCACACAAAAATACAGTATCTCCATGTTACAGTGTTTACAGAAAACAGATTGAAGTTAGTCTACTTACAACCTGTGCTAATTGGCCATCTGCATCCCCTAACGTGTGTAAATGGACCCTACAAAAGGGTTGTCACTGGAAAAATACTATTGGCTGCAACCTAACTGTACAGCAAGTGAATTtagcatttgtgaaattattttgggATATGACAGTAGGGATTT
This window of the Oncorhynchus tshawytscha isolate Ot180627B linkage group LG12, Otsh_v2.0, whole genome shotgun sequence genome carries:
- the LOC112263806 gene encoding 60S acidic ribosomal protein P2, producing MRYVAAYLLSALGGNASPQAADIKKILESVGIEADKTRMEKVVTELGGKNVEEVIAQGYGKLASMPAGGAVAVASSGGAAAAGAAAPTAAEEKKEEKEESEEGSDDDMGFGLFD